The genome window GCGCTACGTCCCGACCGCGTCTATTGTACCCTATTGATCTCGCCTCGTCAAGCGCCGGTCAGCCTGACGTATCCCCACTTTCGAGTTAACTTGAGTTGACTGGCGGTACCGGGTGCTCGCCTGAGTACATTGGCAACTCGCCGGGAACCGAACTTGGCGAGGACGAGCGCGGAGGCGGGCCGGAGGCCACGGACGGCCGAAGCCGAGGAGCGCCATGGACGGCGCTTCCGAGGGGAGCCCGCCGTAGCGCGAAGGCTGAGCCCTAGTTTGGTCGGCGAGGTGACAGTACGAACGGGGAGCACCCGGTACCGCCCGTGGGAAAGTGGGGATAACTCAGCCGGTCAGCCTGGGTGGTCCCCGGTTTCGGGCCGACAAGCGGTGCGGAGGAGCTTCCCTGAGTACGTTGGCACCTTGCCAGGTGCCGAACTTGGCGAGAAGTGGCTATGGACGGGTTCTTCATCGGGGAGTCTGTCGGAACCCGCAGTTCAACTGCAGTACGGTCGGCGACGGACGCGAGCGGTAGCAGGTGCAGGCGGGCCATTGCGGGAAGGTAGATGGCTCGGGCGGCAAGGGTTATCAGGGGAGAAAGGGTGAATCCAAATGGCAACACTGAGCTTCTTCGGCGCGGCCAGGACGGTCACCGGAGCCTGTTTCTTGCTGGAGACGCGCACCAGCAAAGTACTGCTAGACTGCGGTCTGTTTCAGGGGCCCAGGGCAGTAAGGGAGCGCAACTATCAGCCGTTTCCGTTCAACCCCGCCTCGATCGATTTCCTGCTTCTCACTCACGCCCACATCGACCACAGCGGCCTCATTCCCAAGCTCTACCGTCACGGCTTCAGGGGAAAAATCCTCGCCACCGCACCCACCTGTGATCTCTGTGAGGCGCTGCTGCCGGACAGCGCCCACGTCCAGGAAATGGAGGTGGAACGCAAGAACCGGAAGCTGCAGCGGGCGGGCCGCCCCTTAATTCAGGCCATTTACACCTCCGAGGAGGCCTATCACTGTCTGCGTCTCTTCCAGCCCGTAGAATACCGGCGGGTACTCGGCCTCACTCCGGAAGTAAAGGCCTGCTTCTACGAAGCCGGCCACATCCTGGGTTCTGCCAGCATCAAGCTTTGGGTAAGGGACGGGGACGAAGAGGCTACGCTTTTGTTTTCCGGGGATCTGGGGCGGGTGGACCAGCCGCTGGTAAACGATCCCCACCCCCCGGAGGGTGCGGATTTCGTGATAATGGAATCGACCTACGGCAACCGGCTGCACCCTCCGGGCGGCGACGGCCTGGGGCGCCTGGCGCAGATTATTGCCGAGACCCACCGTCGAGGCGGAAACGTGCTCATCCCCGCTTTCGCCGTCGAGCGCACGCAGGACGTGCTTTATGCTCTGGGCCGGCTTCTGGATTCGGGGGCTTTGGACCCGGGGCGGGTATACCTGGACAGCCCTCTGGCGGTGGCAGCTACGGAGATTTTCTGCCGCTACCTTGCCCAGCTGGATGAGGAAACCCAGATCATGGCCGTGGAACGGGGAGGAACCTGTCCCTTCCTGCTGCCGGGAATGAAGCTGTGCCGTACCTCCGATGAATCCCGGGCCATCAACCAGGTTTCCCAAGGAGCGGTCATCATCGCCGCCAGCGGCATGTGCGACGCCGGCCGGATAAAGCATCACCTGAAACATAATCTCTGGCGGCCGGAATGCACCGTGGTCCTGGTCGGCTATCAGGCGGAGGGAACCCTCGGCCGGCGACTGGCAGAAGGGGAGAAGGAGGTAACCATTCACGGAGAGCCGGTGGCGGT of Clostridia bacterium contains these proteins:
- a CDS encoding MBL fold metallo-hydrolase — encoded protein: MATLSFFGAARTVTGACFLLETRTSKVLLDCGLFQGPRAVRERNYQPFPFNPASIDFLLLTHAHIDHSGLIPKLYRHGFRGKILATAPTCDLCEALLPDSAHVQEMEVERKNRKLQRAGRPLIQAIYTSEEAYHCLRLFQPVEYRRVLGLTPEVKACFYEAGHILGSASIKLWVRDGDEEATLLFSGDLGRVDQPLVNDPHPPEGADFVIMESTYGNRLHPPGGDGLGRLAQIIAETHRRGGNVLIPAFAVERTQDVLYALGRLLDSGALDPGRVYLDSPLAVAATEIFCRYLAQLDEETQIMAVERGGTCPFLLPGMKLCRTSDESRAINQVSQGAVIIAASGMCDAGRIKHHLKHNLWRPECTVVLVGYQAEGTLGRRLAEGEKEVTIHGEPVAVRARIEKLDDFSAHADQNGLVSWVAGQRRRPRLVFLTHGEEEALNTLAARLEEELGLSTAIPDWKEQVQLSPEDAGGARETEVMAAGEQPAEVGSNLQEFQAELNRFKGALERWQREEVRAGRYQAALARLRRWQDELRNA